In Ruminiclostridium josui JCM 17888, the genomic window GAGAACGGTGTTTCTTGACTTCCTTTGAAACAGTAGTAGGGTCTTTGCACAAATATTTCGCAATCACTTTAAAAGGTAAATTGTTGTCTAGTGATTTTTCAATAAAAATCCTATTATCTAGGGTAAGATGTTTTTGGTTTCCTGGTATTAAATTAGACATAATTAACTCCTTTCACTGCGGATTGGGAAACCAAAATTAATTATACATGAAGTAGTGGAATTTACGTAAGACTAAATTCTACTCTAATTTTTTAAAAGTGGAATTTACTTTTTCATTCAACATAAAATAAAAATATATTTTAAAACTACTTGCAAATATAAAAAATATGTAGTAAAATATTGAATGTTGTGGCGTGGCATACGATGACGCAGGAGATTGCTATTCTTAGAAATAGGTAACTTTTGCTGAGAATGTCCGATTCAAGAAACCGGGCGACAAGTCACTGTACATTTTGAAGTGTAATATAATCGCTTTAAATGCCCAGGTTAAGTTTGTCCAATTAGGATAAGAACGATCCTGGGTTTTTATATAAAACGTTATGAAACACCCGGCATAGTGTACAGACAAAACTTGTTGTACGTGACAAAATCCAACGTACGAGGAGGTTTATGTATGTCAAACAAACAGAAAATACGTATCAGACTAAAGGCGTTCGATCATCAGGTGCTTGATCAGTCAGCTGAGAAGATCGTTGAAACTGCTAAAAGGACAGGCGCGAAGGTTTCAGGACCTGTACCGCTTCCTACTGAGAAAGAGATTATTACAATCTTGAGAGCTCCACATAAATATAAGGACTCAAGAGAGCAGTTTGAAATGAGAACTCATAAGAGATTGATAGATGTAGTTTTACCAACGCCAAAGACTGTTGACGCATTAATGAGGTTGGATCTTCCAGCTGGTGTAGACATTGAGATTAAATTATAATTTTAAATAATTTGAAGAAATTAATGTCAAGCTAGTCTACAGAGTTAAGTGTTAATAGTAGGTCATGTTCATAGAAAATATGAACCAATAACCATAGGAGGTAATTTTAATGAAAAAAGCAATGTTAGGTAAGAAAATTGGAATGACTCAAATATTTGATGAAAATGGTTTGGTTATACCAGTTACAGTTGTAGAAGCAGGCCCATTAACAGTTGTTCAAAAGAAGACTGTTGAAACTGACGGATATGATGCTATAAAGGTTGGATATCAGAAGATTGAAGAAAAAAAACTCAGCAAACCTGCTTTAGGTCAGTTCAGTAAGACTAAGCTTGCTCCAATGAAGTATCTAAGAGAATTCAGACTGGAAGATATATCAAGTTTTGAAGTTGGTCAGGAAATTAAAGTTGAGGATATGTTCCAATCTGGAGATAAAATAGATGTAAGCGGTGTTTCAAAAGGTAAAGGATTTCAAGGTACTATTAAGAGATACGGTCAAAAGGGTGGTAGAGAAACTCACGGTTCAATGTATCATAGAAGAGTTGGTTCCATGAGTGCTAACACCAATCCGGCAAGAGTATTTAAGGGCAAGAAGTTGCCAGGTCATATGGGTATGGACAACACTACAGTTCAAAATCTTGAAGTTGTTAGAGTTGATGCAGAAAGAAACCTTATTCTTGTAAAAGGTGCTCTTCCAGGACCTAAAGGTGGATTGCTTGTTATTAAAAGTACGGTTAAATCCGGTAAATAATAACGTGAAGGGAGGAAGTAACACATGCCAAAGGTTGATTTATATAACATGAAAGGTGAAGTAGTTGGAGATATTCAACTTTGCGATAATGTTTTTGGTGCAGAAGTAAATAAAGAAGTACTTCACGCAGTAGTAGTAAATCAGTTAGCAAATAAAAGGCAAGGTACTCAGTCAACAAAAACCAAGAGTGAAGTTAGAGGTGGCGGTAAGAAGCCATGGAGACAAAAGGGAACCGGTCGTGCAAGACAGGGAAGTATCCGTTCAGCACAGTGGATTAAAGGTGGTATAGTATTAGGACCTAAGCCACGTAGCTACAGATACACTATGCCAAAGAAAGTAAAACGTATTGCAATGAAATCAGCATTAACATCAAAGGTTTCAGGAAATGAAATTTTTGTTTTGGATGCTTTGACATTAGATGCAATTAAGACTAAGTCAATGGTGGGTGTACTTAACAGTTTGAAGGTTGATTCAAGTGCTTTAATAGTAATTGACTCAAAGAATGAAAACGTTGTTAAGTCTGCTAGAAACATACCAGGAGTAAAAACAGCATATGTAAATACTCTTAATGTATTTGATATATTGAAATATGATAAGTTCATTATAACAAAGGATGCTGTTGAAAAGGTTGAGGAGGTGTACGCATAATGAGATTACCACAAGACATAATTTTAAAGCCATATATAACTGAGAAAAGTAATATGGAAATAGCTGCTGGTAAGTACACTTTTATCGTTGATGTAAAATCAACAAAAACCGAAATTAAAAAGGCAGTTGAAGCATTATTCAGCGTTAAAGTATTACAAGTTAATACAATGAACTTTGACGGTAAAATTAAGCGCACAGGTGTTCACGAAGGACCTCGTCCAGCTTGGAAAAAGGCAATCGTTAAAATCGATACTGATCCAAAGCCTGTTGAATACTTGACAAAGGGCGGCAAGACTGTAACAAATAATAAGAAATATAAAACTAGCATCGAAGAATTTGGCGTTGCTCAGTAATTAAGCCAGGTTATAAAAGGAGTGAGAAGAGATGGCATTAAAAAAGTATAGTCCTACTTCTCCATCCAGAAGGTTTATGACAGTAATGGATTACTCAGAGTTATCAAAAGTTGAACCTGAAAAGTCATTGCTGGAACCTCTGAAGAAAAATGGAGGAAGAAACTCTTATGGTAGGATTACTGTTCGTCATCAAGGCGGCGGTAACAGACAAAAATACAGAGTTATAGATTTTAAAAGAGACAAAGATGGAATCAAGGCAAAGGTTGCTACAATCGAGTATGATCCAAACAGGACTGCAAATATTGCGCTTCTTAACTATTTAGATGGTGAAAAGAGATATATTCTTGCACCAGTTGGATTAAGTGTAGGCGATATTGTTGAATCAGGAGAATCAGCGGATATCAAACCAGGTAACGCACTTCCTCTTGCAAATATTCCTGTAGGTTCATTGATTCATAATATTGAACTTAAGCCAGGTAAGGGTGGCCAGATGGTTAGAGCTGCAGGAAATGCTGCTCAGTTAATGGCTAAAGAGGGCGATTATGCTCAGGTAAGACTTCCTTCTGGTGAAGTTCGTATGATTAGAATCAATTGTAAAGCTACAATTGGTCAAGTTGGAAACCTTGAACATGAAAATGTGTCTTTAGGTAAGGCAGGAAGAAAAAGATGGATGGGTATCAGACCTACAGTACGTGGTGTTGTTATGAACCCAGTTGATCACCCTCACGGTGGTGGAGAAGGTAAATCACCTATCGGTAGACCAAGTCCTGTAACACCTTGGGGTAAACCAACTCTTGGCTTGAAGACTAGAAAGAAGAAAAACAAGTCAGATAAGTTTATTGTTAAGAGAAGAAATCAAAAGTAATATATCGGGATATTTGGAAGTAAGAGCGGTTTAACCGCTCCGCCAAATCCTATGAGATGGCGGCGAAGGGAGGATTTTAGAATAATGAGTAGATCAGTTAAAAAGGGACCTTACGTGCTTGATTCATTACTTAAGAAAATTGAAGAAATGAATAAAGCAAATGATAAGAAAGTTATCAAGACCTGGTCAAGGGCTTCAACTATATTCCCTCAGATGGTCGGACACACAATTGCTGTTCATGACGGAAAGAAGCATGTTCCTGTATATATAACAGAAGAAATGGTTGGTCATAAGCTTGGTGAATTTGCACCAACTAGAACATATAAGGGACATAGTGGTAACGAGAAGTCTACTTCTCTAAGGTAACAAAAAAATTTTTTGATACTGAGAGTTTAAGTTTAAGATTAGAACTGAAAGGAGGCTATTCAGTTGGAGAAAAAAGTATTGTCCAAAGAGGAGCTATTAAAGAATAAAGATCAGATTTTGGCTGAACAAAATGCTAAGCATACTAAGTCAAATAAGCCTACACTTCTTACTAAGAAAGAGAGAAAAGTTCTTGGAATTGGTAAAGATGAAGGAAGAGCAGTTTTAAAATATGCACGTATATCGTCCAGAAAGGTTAAAATCGTTTTAGATTTGATAAAAAATAAGGGTATTGATGAGGCTTATGCTATTCTCAAATTTACACCTAAGGCTGCATCAGAAGTTTTGTACAAGCTTCTAAAATCAGCGGAGGCAAATGCTGTTAACAATAATAGCTTGAATCATGATAACCTTTATATTGCAGAAGCTTTTGCAACTCAAGGGCCAACATTAAAAAGAATTATGCCACGTGCTCAAGGTAGAGCATTTAGAATTCAAAAAAGAACCAGCCATATAACATTGGTTGTAAAGGAAAGAGAATAAGCGAGAAGGAGGTTGGGTAATGGGCCAGAAAGTAAATCCTCATGGATTAAGAATTGGAATCATTAAAGATTGGGATACAAAATGGTATGCTAATGATAAATCTTTTAGCAGCTATCTTGTTGAAGATGTGAAAATAAGAAATTTCATAAAAAAGAAACTTTATATTTCAGGTATTTCTAGAATTGAGATAGACCGTGCCGCTAATAAGGTGAAAATTAATGTAAATACTGCAAAGCCAGGACTTGTAATAGGCAAGGGTGGCCAAGGTATTGAAGAGCTTAGAAAAGAAGTAGAAAAAATGACAGGAAAGAGCGTTCTGATTAATATCACAGAGATTAAAGTTCCTGAAATGGATGCTCAGCTTGTTGCAGAAAATATTGCATCACAGCTCGAAAAACGTATATCTTTCAGAAGAGCAATGAAGCAAGCTATGTCAAGAACAATGAAGCTCGGCGCAAAGGGTATCAAGACTGCATGTTCAGGAAGACTTGGCGGTGCTGAAATCGCAAGAACTGAACATTACCATGAAGGTACTATTCCTCTGCAAACACTTCGTGCTGATATAGACTACGGTTTTGCTGAAGCAGACACAACTTATGGTAAGATTGGTGTCAAGGTATGGATATATAAAGGAGAAGTTCTTCCTGCTGTCAAAAGAGACAGAAAAGCGGAAGGAGGAGATAAGTAATGTTAATGCCCAAAAGAGTAAAACATAGAAGGGTTCACAGAGGTAGAATGACCGGAAGAGCTACTAGAGGTAACTACGTTAGCAACGGTGATTTCGGAATTCAGGCTTTAGAACCTGCTTGGATAACAAGCAACCAGATTGAGGCTGCCAGAATAGCGATGACTCGTTTCATCAAACGTGG contains:
- the rplW gene encoding 50S ribosomal protein L23, which produces MRLPQDIILKPYITEKSNMEIAAGKYTFIVDVKSTKTEIKKAVEALFSVKVLQVNTMNFDGKIKRTGVHEGPRPAWKKAIVKIDTDPKPVEYLTKGGKTVTNNKKYKTSIEEFGVAQ
- the rplB gene encoding 50S ribosomal protein L2, encoding MALKKYSPTSPSRRFMTVMDYSELSKVEPEKSLLEPLKKNGGRNSYGRITVRHQGGGNRQKYRVIDFKRDKDGIKAKVATIEYDPNRTANIALLNYLDGEKRYILAPVGLSVGDIVESGESADIKPGNALPLANIPVGSLIHNIELKPGKGGQMVRAAGNAAQLMAKEGDYAQVRLPSGEVRMIRINCKATIGQVGNLEHENVSLGKAGRKRWMGIRPTVRGVVMNPVDHPHGGGEGKSPIGRPSPVTPWGKPTLGLKTRKKKNKSDKFIVKRRNQK
- the rplD gene encoding 50S ribosomal protein L4 — encoded protein: MPKVDLYNMKGEVVGDIQLCDNVFGAEVNKEVLHAVVVNQLANKRQGTQSTKTKSEVRGGGKKPWRQKGTGRARQGSIRSAQWIKGGIVLGPKPRSYRYTMPKKVKRIAMKSALTSKVSGNEIFVLDALTLDAIKTKSMVGVLNSLKVDSSALIVIDSKNENVVKSARNIPGVKTAYVNTLNVFDILKYDKFIITKDAVEKVEEVYA
- the rplV gene encoding 50S ribosomal protein L22 translates to MEKKVLSKEELLKNKDQILAEQNAKHTKSNKPTLLTKKERKVLGIGKDEGRAVLKYARISSRKVKIVLDLIKNKGIDEAYAILKFTPKAASEVLYKLLKSAEANAVNNNSLNHDNLYIAEAFATQGPTLKRIMPRAQGRAFRIQKRTSHITLVVKERE
- the rpsC gene encoding 30S ribosomal protein S3, with the protein product MGQKVNPHGLRIGIIKDWDTKWYANDKSFSSYLVEDVKIRNFIKKKLYISGISRIEIDRAANKVKINVNTAKPGLVIGKGGQGIEELRKEVEKMTGKSVLINITEIKVPEMDAQLVAENIASQLEKRISFRRAMKQAMSRTMKLGAKGIKTACSGRLGGAEIARTEHYHEGTIPLQTLRADIDYGFAEADTTYGKIGVKVWIYKGEVLPAVKRDRKAEGGDK
- the rplC gene encoding 50S ribosomal protein L3, with the protein product MKKAMLGKKIGMTQIFDENGLVIPVTVVEAGPLTVVQKKTVETDGYDAIKVGYQKIEEKKLSKPALGQFSKTKLAPMKYLREFRLEDISSFEVGQEIKVEDMFQSGDKIDVSGVSKGKGFQGTIKRYGQKGGRETHGSMYHRRVGSMSANTNPARVFKGKKLPGHMGMDNTTVQNLEVVRVDAERNLILVKGALPGPKGGLLVIKSTVKSGK
- the rpsJ gene encoding 30S ribosomal protein S10, whose amino-acid sequence is MSNKQKIRIRLKAFDHQVLDQSAEKIVETAKRTGAKVSGPVPLPTEKEIITILRAPHKYKDSREQFEMRTHKRLIDVVLPTPKTVDALMRLDLPAGVDIEIKL
- the rpsS gene encoding 30S ribosomal protein S19 — its product is MSRSVKKGPYVLDSLLKKIEEMNKANDKKVIKTWSRASTIFPQMVGHTIAVHDGKKHVPVYITEEMVGHKLGEFAPTRTYKGHSGNEKSTSLR